The following is a genomic window from Bacteroidota bacterium.
ATTAATCTTTGCTAGCTACTATTTCTCTGAACACCCCTGGTTCGGTGTTCGATATTCCAATAAGCTCAAGGTCTTCAGACTGGCATGAACAGACCGATAACAAGTATTTGACAATGCTGTCAACCGGTCGAAAATCGAAACCAATTATTACACGTTTCGTAACAATCCGACAACAGTGTTCTTTACAAGTATGGGGATGTTCTGGCTTCGACGGGTGGTTTGTGCAGTAGGTGGCCGTGTCCGACCTCTTGGTATGTCGGTAAAAACTACTAAGAACCTAATAACTGCTAACGATTACTCGTTCGCGATGGCACGCGTAGCATAAGCTACCCCTGTCCATCTGTCTGCAGATAATGATCGCTCATTGTCCTATCTCAGGCATCAACTTTAGATGAGCTTAGCCCCAATGGCGCCGACTGAACCGGCGGGGCGAAATCTTCTCAGTCTTAGCGTAGTCCTGGCTTTGTCAACCGGCCAACGGATTACGTGAAATTCAAATGGTTGACTACGCACGTAGAGGCTTGCGTGTACTTCCATTCGGACCCGGGTTCGACTCCCGGCATCTCCACTTTTTAAAACCGTAAGTTGTTATTATATAACGGCTTACGGTTTTTTTATTCTACGCTGACTTGATTGCTCCTCAACCACCCGTTTTTTTCTTCGCTGCGGCTGGTTTTCTTTTTGCTGTTGTCTTTGAAATGCTCTGAATTGGCTCTTCACAGAATATCGACAGCTCACACGCCACTTTGACCGCATCGTGCGCAGAATTGCCGAGGTAGAGGGCGGCCAGTGCGTAGTCCATGCCGGCGCCGATCGCTTCGTACGTCACCACTTCCTGGATAAACCATCCGGCAACGGAATACACCTTCCCTTCAAAGCCGATGATATAGTGGTTCGTGATGTCAGACTTGCTGACTTTGGTCTTTTTCCAGTTCGCAAACTCCGACATGAACTCGAGCAAGTCTTGCTCGTTGGCTGCTGCCGGCTGCCGCGTTTTGCAATACATTTGCAGGAGCGATGCTTCCTCTGCACTCCCCACACTGCCGATGGCAAGTCCGTTTATCTCGAATAGCTTTGAAAACTTGGTATTCTCTCCTTTGCTCTGCGTGGCCCAGCGCACGGTGATGGAATCTGAAGCAATTTCGTACCCATCTGGAAGAATCCTGCATGCAACAACGCTCATTGGTCAGATCTCATTTTATGATAGGAATGGCTTAAAGATACAAAACGGATCTGAATGCCCCGAAACACAGCAGAAAATTGAGCGGCTTTGTCCACATGCCCCAATAACAAAAAAGGCCCCGACGGCAATCTGCCGGGGCCTTTTTTTGATCAGCTATGCGGACCACAGTTATGGAAGCACTACAGAATCAATCACGTGGATGATGCCGTTGCGTGCAGCAATATCAACACCTACGATGCCGGCTGAACCACCGTTTGCATCGATCAATGCTACGTTGTCAGCATCAACCTTGAGGGTACCACCCTGTGCAGCTGTCAGCGACTCAGAACCGAGTACGATGCTGGCAACTTTGCGGCCAGGCACAACGTGGTAGAGCAGGATGTTGGACAATGCGTCTTTGTCAAGGTCACCAACGTTATGAGGATTCAAACCAAGCTCGGCAAAAGCAGCATCCGTTGGGGCAAATACGGTGAAAATTGTTCTGCCAGAAACAGCACCGACCAGATCAGTTGCTGCGAGTGCAGCAAGAAGCGTCTCAAATTCGCCATTGGCATCAACCTGGGCAACAACGATTTCAGCGATGGTCAGGTTTTTGGTTGCTGGATTCGGGGGTGTAAATCTTCCTTGTTCTGCTACGGGAGCTTCAGAGTCAACACTGATAGGATCAGAACATCCAACGAGGAAAAGGAAAGCAAAGGCAAGTACAGAAAAACGGTAAATCATTATACTGGAAAGGTATTTAGGTTATAGATAATCCAACATCAGAACCCCAGTGCAGGATTACATTGGACGAACACATTAGGAGTGGTCAGCGGGAAGATGCTCTGCCATCTTCATTTGCCGGCCTTGCAGAGAAGTGTATGTTATAACAACAGCTTAAATACACGATAGCTTTTTTCTGTGACTACCCAACACCAAAAATAATTCAACCAAACACGCGGCCCCACCTGAATCGTTTAGTATGTTATGTTTAGGCGATTTAAATGCTTTAGCCTATTAAAAATCAGACCCGTAGCCGCGCAATACTGATGATTTGTCTTTTACCGGTTTCTACCACATCGCAATAAACAGGCGCTGTGGTAATTTTTTTTCGTTACTAATCGACTTTTTTTGCCCAAGCAACCATGCAAAACAAATATTTTTACCAGTGAAATGAATTTAGCACACGGTTCAAGGCAAACAAAAAACATGCAACCTTAAACCAGCAACCTTAAACCCAATAGTGGACTCCAAAGTATCCACTATTGCCCCCGGTCCGTGACGGCTTCCAACGTTTCAATAAAGTCTTTAAGGATGTGTGAGGTGTGGAAATTTTCCCATATAACGATCTGTCGATCACGCTGCGCGTCCACCCATTCTCCATTCAAAAGCATCGGCGCCGGCATCTCCACGCGGTCAGCCCACGCAGGGTTCTTCAGCAAGGCAAGGGCTGCCATGTCAAACAAGGCGCGGTTTTCATATCCCATCTTTTCAAACAACTCAACAGCGTAATCCCCAAAGTTGTCAAATGTACCGCCATGCCGGCCCGTAATCGGATTGTCAATGCGTGGACCGAGGCCCGGGAGCTTCTCGTTTACTTCCCGCTCATTCAGGATAACAGCGGCAGTACCCGAGTACATATCATATCGCACCAGCGCCATTTCAAAAGGCGCCTCGGAAAACACAACCGGATTAACCGACGAGGTATCATTCACGAGGTTGTATTCGCCAGGCGCCGGCCAATTGGAGCCTAGCCACAAAATTTTGACGCGCGCTGCAATCGACGGGTCTTTTGCCAACGCTAACGCAATGTTGGTCAACTTACCAATAGGCGCCAGCACAAGCGGCCGCTCATCCGCTGCATGGGCGCGTTCGATGATGAAGTCGACCGCCTCATGCCCGTCAAAATCTGGCTGGTTGATGTCGGGCAAAATTTCTCCGTACGTTGCAGATGCCCCTTTGAATAACGGTACATTCGGGCGCTGGGCCAGCGTCAATATGCGCGCTGCTTCTTCGTAATGCGCATGGATATCACCTCCGTTATACGTTCGGTTTACGGTAATGCCTTCAAGATCAAATACGTCGCTGTTGTGCAACACGTAGGTCAACGCATACTGGTCATCTAACTCATTGTTGGCATCGGTATCAATGAGCAATCGAACTGGCGCTACAACTGCTGCTTCGCCGGCCGTATCAGGCATAGGTACAGAGGGTTCTGAACAGCCTGCAATAAGCAAACAGGAGAGGGTCAAAATCGTGATTTGCTGTGCCGGCACGCGCGTCATCATGGTTCCTAACAAGGGTTAATTTGAGTGATACAGCAGCTTAACCATTTCTGCGCCTGTCCGCAACTGAATCATATTGCAGGCAGTTTAAATGTGCGGTTTTTTGGCAGTTCATCACCTATATTACCTGACGCTAAAGTTATGCTAGCAACCGGGCCTTGTTGTTCTGTCCACCCTACCCAAGCCACCGCCAGTGAAGTATTTACGCTCTCTTTTCATTTTGCTGGTTCATGGGCTTATTATTTGCGCCAGTGCGCAGGCGCAAGTGCCTCCCCAGCCCTCCCTGCTGAGCGGATTTGTCAGCGATGATACGGATGGCCAGGCGATTGAACTCGCCAACGTGGTGTTAATGCAAGAGGGCACGGTTATTACCGGCGCGGTGACCAACCAGGACGGTATCTATGTGCTGCGGCGTATCGAACCGGGGACCTACACCCTCATCGTCTCGTTCATTGGCTATGAGCAATACTCGGTTACCCTATCCCTTGACGACGGCAGAAACAACCGACACAACGTGCGCCTCCAGCCAGATGCCGCGCAGATGGACGAAGTGTTGGTGCAATCTGAACGACTTGGCGGCGCGGCACGCATCACAGCCGGCCAACAAACCATTCGGGCAGAAGACCTCGAATTAATCCCCTCACCCGACGTCACCCCTGACCTCCTGAACTATCTCACCACACTGCCCGGTATTGTTTCGCTGGGTGACCGGGGTGGCCAACTGTTTGTCAGGGGAGGCGAGCCCACACAGAATCTGGTACAGATCGACCGCATGCTGGTCTACCAGCCGTTTCATGTGCTCGGGTTCTACTCCGCTTTCCCGGGAGACATCCTCAGCAAAAGTGACATTTATGCCGGCGGATTCGGAAGCCGATTTGGTGGCCGTATTTCATCTGTGCTCGATATACTCACGCGCAATGGTAACAACCGTTCGCTGGCCGGCGCTGTGGGCATTTCTCCTTTTGTGAGCTCCATCCGATTGGAAGGTCCCCTTATTCCCCGCCGTGTATCTTTGCTTGCCTCTTTGCGCGAATCAGTGATTGAGCAAGGCGCAGGGCAATACATTGATGCACCAATGCCTTTCGAGTTTGGCGATATGTTTGGCAAGCTGCACGTAGAGGTAAGCAGCAAAAGCCGCTTCTCGATTAGCTACTTGCGTACCCACGACCGTGGCATATTAAACGAAGAATTTGAAGACAGTGTAGTCCCTGAAGAAGTACGCTGGAAAAATGAAGCTTACGGCCTGCGCTGGGTTGTCCTTCCCCGCTTCATCTCAGCAACCACAGAATTTAACCTTTCACATTCCCGCCTCGATACGCAGCAAGGCCCCTCCGGCCTGCCCTCGCGCCGCTCTGCCATTAACAGCACCCACATTGGTATCGACGTCTCCTTTCAAGGCGTCAGGGTAGATGGACATGCCGGGGTTTCGATCCGGATTAATTCGCTCGACAGCCAGCTCGATGGCGTTTTCCAGAACATCGAACTCAAACGGGTGAGCCTGGACGAGGCCGCGCAGTACGTTGCCCTCAACTTCAAATGGCCGGGCGGCCTAAACATTCAGCCCGGCATTCGCGTGCAGTTTTACCAGGTTGATATCGACCCCCGGTTAGAGCCGCGCTTGCGCATTGTGTGGAACCGGGGCCGGCACCAGTTGAGCGGCGCAGCCGGCATTTACAACCAGGAAATTGTCGGCGTCACGGATCGCCGCGACGCAGCCAGCGTGTTCACCGCATGGACCAGCATCCCGCAGCCCACCCAGCGCAACCTCAACAGGGACATACGCGCCGGCCGTTTACCCAGTGCGTTTCATGCCATTGCCGGCTACCGCTTCACCCCAAGCGACCAGTTTGAGTTGTCGCTGGAAGGATTCCACAAAGACATCACCAACCTGTTTGTGCCAGAGTGGACAGCTTTCCCGCAATTCACGTCAAACGTCCAGCCAGCCACAGGCCAATCACAAGGATTTGATTTTCGTGCAGAATGGCGGCATCCGTCCTTCTATGCGGCTATTAATTACGGTTATTCCAATACACGCTACCGGGCTGAGCAATTCCAGTTGGCATTATGGTACGGCGAAGAGCGACTGCGCTATCGTCCACCGCATGACCGGCGACATCAAATGAATATGATCGCCCACTGGGAGCTTTGGGGAATGGACATGAATGTCAAATGGGAGATGGGATCTGGCTTGCCGTTCAACCGTGCCCTGGGCTTCGACGCTTTTATTCTTGTGGATGATCTGATCGACGTGCGGGAAATACCGGGTGCCCAGCGTGTGATTTATGAGCGGCCATATAATGGGCTATTGCCGGCGTACCACAGACTCGATGCCTCTGTCTCGAAATCCTGGCAACTGAGCCGCGCCAAACTTACGCTCCAGGGCAGTGTGATCAACATCTACAACAGACGCAACCTGTTCTACCTTGATATCTTCACCCTTAATCGGGTTGACCAGTTACCTATTGTGCCGACCCTCGGATTACAGGTGTCATTCGAATGAAAAGGAAACAACATACCCTCAGCATACTGGCCAGTTTGTGCATGGCTGTCTTGTTGTGCACCGGATGTGAGGAAGACGTGGTTGGTGTACTTGGCACAGAGCGCCCGTTTTCCATGTATGGCGTATTTACACCTGGCCCGGACACCCAGTGGGTCAGGGTTTTTTCTATCGAAAACCAACTTCAGCTTACGCCACCAGAGCCGCTTGATGCCACATTTACATCCACCAACCTGACAACAGGAGAAAGCCACGTCTGGCGAGATTCTGTAACCCAGGACGAGCGTGGCTTTTACGCCCACCTGTTTTGGGCCCCTTTTGCTGTCAATTATGGCGAAACCCATCGTATTGAAATTGCCCGGCTCTCAGATGGGCAGGTGAGTTCTGCACAGGTTGAAATCCCTATACAATCTGAACTTGTTGAGCTTGAACCAGAAATTGCTTTTCGAGATGTGATCCAGCCTGTGTTGGTTGAAGGCGCAACGGCCCGGCTCATCCAGATAGAACTCTCCTACAAGTTAATCAATGCCCCAAGTGCAGATGCCGTTTCTCCGGAAGTGTTTCTGAATTACGATGGCCGGCAGCGCATGACTCCCGACGGTTGGGTTGTTGATGTTTTATTATCTGAAGACATTCAGGTCCTGCGCGAAGAGCTGGCTAAAACAGGTAACTGGTTTCCCTCTTTTGGCGTTGGTGTTACCAGCATGACGTTGAAGATGATGGTGGTAGATGACGCATGGAATCCACCAAATGGTGAATTTGACCCCTCTGTACTGGTGCAACCGGGGACGCTATCGAATGTCGAAAATGGTTTTGGCTTTATTGGCGCCGGCTACCGCATTGACACCACCTGGCGTCCACCACCCGATGCCCTTGAGCAAGCCGGCTTCCGACCCGCTGATGATGGCGATGACGAAGAAGAAGAGGAAGGAGATCCGCTGGGCTAACTTTGATTGCCAGGCTCCTCGGGGTCATAAAAGGCTTTGTCCAGATCTTCGAGATACCGGCGTGCCCGCAAGAACCGGTTGTCATATTTCAGCGCCGTTGTAAAACACTGCCGGGCCTGCACAATCCGTCCAAACGTAGCATAGGCCACGCCAAGGTTTAGCCACAATTGCGCCTCATCGGGTTGCTGCCGCAACAGGCTTTTATATATTTCGATACTCTCCTCTACTTCCCCACTGGCCATTTGGATGATTGCGCGGCGATGTCCACGCAACAGCGTCGAATCCTGATACGAGCTTTCCATATAGTCTGGCGCCAGGGCGTAGGCAATCCGGTCAGCACGGTCGGCATCTGTGGTATTGCCGGCGCGGCGCAAGGCATAGCTAAACCGCAGCCACAACATCAAGTGCTGCGGATTTGACTCAGCCATCATCTGCCAGTGATCCAGCTCTGTTTGCGTGGTCTGCAGCGATTCCGCCTTGGCCAGATAGGTTGCGGCTTTTGCCTCATCGTTGATGCGCTGGTAAGCCTGCCCCAGGTTGTAGTGCCCCCAATAGTGCCATGGACTTGCGTCGACAAACGGCTGCAGGAGCGTCACGGCTTCTTCTGCTTCCCCGTTGGCATTCAAAAGCGCCCCCAATGCAAATTTGTAATTTTGATTTTCTGGCTCTAATGCAAGGCCTTTTCGGGTGTAGTCGATTGCCTGCGTGAAGTCTCCCTGCTCCCCGAGCAGTTGGCCGAGTCGCATAAAAACTGTGGCACGCGAGTCATCCAGGGCTATGGCACGCTCAAATGCCATCCGTGCGCTGTCTGGTTCACCCAAATCCTGGTACGCACGGCCCATCTGTAGAAAGACAGACGCAGATGGATAGGCGGAAGCTTCTCTGTTGTACATGGCGAGGGCCGGCTTTAGAGCTCCTTTTCTGATCGCCAGGTTGCCCCGATTGAGCCAGGCACCTTGCAAGTCATCTTCGAGGGCCAGCGCCTCGATATATGATGAATCAGCCAGATCGAAACGGGCGAGCTCAGTGTAGATTCTGCCGCGCATAAAATATACCGCTGCAAGGTCGGGGGCTTCAGCACTTGCACTGTCGGTAAAGGCAAGCGCTATGTTGAATGCTTCTTCCTCAAACGCTGCCTGCGCCTGCGCCAGGAAAAAGGCTGCCGCTGCATCTACTTCTTGTGGCTCAGCGTCCTTCTTACAGCCTGTAATGAAGAACAAGGCAAGTCCTACAAGGCAAACCGAATAATATTTCTGACCCAATGCCATCATCTTATTGTATTTCATTTTCAAGCAAAACTGCTGACTGTTGCCCCTGCGTCCATTGCGCGTACAATCCTAACCTGTCGCCGGCGGGGCCAAAACCAATGTTGGAACCCAGTAAAATATCGGTATCGCCATCACCATCCGTATCGCCCGTATCCATAACCAACCATCTACCCAAACCCGCATTTTCAAACGTATGCGCGTTGTATGCATACGGTCCGTTTTGCAGGAGCAATACAAACCCGCCATCTGCGTCGTCCACATAATCGGGGAAATAGGATATCGCGGCAATATCAATACGCCCATCCTGATTAAAATCAGCGGCCTGTGCAGCAAACGCCCCATACATGGGATAAAAGTATGCTTCTTCAAAAGAGGTTGATGAAACTGCTTCAAAAATACGGATGCCGTGGTAATTTTTCAGGATGGGAGAGGTATCTGCGTTGTCACCGTTTGTGTAGAGTAAATCTTGCAGGCCATCTCCATTAAAATCTTCCAGCAGAAGCGAAGTAGAGCCGTAGACCGCCGGAAATTCCAGTACACGCTGCGCTTCAAACTGCCCATCTCCCCTGTTGAAAAGTATGTCGACCCCTTCATTCCCCTGGGCTGTCAGTGCCACAATATCGAGTTGATTGTCGCCATCAAAATCGTGAAGCTGCGCAGCGATAGTACCCGGCCCCTGTTTCAATACATGGCGATCGAAAGTCGAGGGATCGCGCTGTGTGTACAAGGAGAGCGCGCCGGCGTAGTGGCCGTACTCACAAATGACGAGGTCGTTAAGGCCATTGCCATCCAGGTCACCCAATTGAAAATCAACCGGGCGCTGTAGTCCATTAATGAGCAACTGCGGTCCTTGCGCAGGATCATCTACCACGTAGACTGCTCCACGGGTAGAGACCGTGGGTTCAGGCCCGGCACCAACAATAAGGATATAGAGGCGGCGGCCATCAATATGTGTGGCAACGGGTGCCCCCGGTAGTGCAAAGTTGAATTGCAATTCCCCGGCAGCGTTAAGCAACACGAGCGAACTATTGGCTGCATAGTTGCCAACAAGGTATGCCTGATAGCCGTCCTGAATTTGAACGAGCGTTGTCAGCGGTGTACTAAAAGAAACGGCTGGCGTCTGAACCCGAAACCCGGGCAAGGCGCCGGCAGGTGGTTGTCGGTCTATTGCCGGCAACGCTTTGGGTGCTGCTTCAGCATAGTACGAATGAATGGCTGCCCATTGGTCAGATGAAAGCTGTGCAGTGCGGGGAAAATACGGGTCAGGATCGAGGTTGTATTTCAGGAAAGGCGCGATGAGGCTGTCGCGTTCACCTGCCCCATAGATCCCAAGTCGATAGCCCATAACAGGCAGGGTGTGTGTGGCCCACGTTTCCCTGTCTAGCAGATCGGGGGAAGGAAAGGGGTGACACCCGCTGCAATATTGCTGCGCCAGTTGCGCGCCGGCTTCTGGCTGTTGCGGCGCCTCACAACTGGATCCGAGCAGCAGCAAGACTACACCAAAAGTCCACGCAAGGGGTAACTTCTTGCCTGTATGCAGCAGCGGCCAACTCATGGACTTACAATTTCCTCAACCTCAACATCCTGGACGATGCGGAATTCGCGATTGGTCAGCACCTTGTCAAATTGTTGACGTGCACCGCCAGGCCAATAGACAACCAGCGAGTCTATGACGGCCGGCGCAGATCCGAAGCCCCACGTGGCTACTTGTTCGTGTTGCGCCATGAAGCTGGAGCCCCCTCGAATCCAGCGTTCTTGCGCTGCACCGCCATGATAAGCCACCAGCTTTGTCCCGAGACCACTGCGGTTGGCAGCGGTACCTTGCACACTTACGCGCAACCACGCGCGCTCCGTCTCCTGATCATTCCGCCACAAATGGGCTTTGCCGCCATTTTCGGTAATCAGAATATCAAGATCGCCATCACGGTCAATGTCGGCATACGCCGCGCCACGTCCGACGAGCGGTGCATCCAAAACGCCGCCAATTTCTGGTGCAGCATCAGCAAACTTCCCAGCCCCATCATTGAGAAAAAGGTGGGGTGGCTGCGCGTACGTGATGCCGTCCTGGGTTACAGCAATCTCTTCCTGCACATGGCCGTTGGCTGCAAAAAGGTCCAGGTCGCCATCCAAATCAGGGTCAAACAGAAACAGGCCGAAGGTGAGGGTCATCAGGCTGGGCCGGCCAATTTGCGAGGCGGCTGCGCGATCCACAAATAAATCGCCGCCAACGTGTCCAAACACGGCAATCATTTCTTTCGAAAAATTGCCCACAAATACGCTGTGCCGGCCCGATGTATCAATCACACCCGTATCGATACCCATGCCGGCGCGGGCGCGGCCATTCTCATCGTACGCCAATCCGCTCAAGGCACCCAGCTCTACAAACGTGCCATCTCCGTTGTTTTTGTAGAGCAGATCAGGCTGGGTATCACTCGCTACCACGAGGTCTGGCCAGTGGTCTCCATTGTAATCAAAAACTGCAGCCCCAAGCATTTTGCCCGGTGATGGCAAGAAGCCGGCAGCCTCGGTTTGATCTGTGAACGTACCATCACCGTTGTTATGCAAAAAACGGCTGGGAAGGCCCGTATACAATTCGGGGGTGCAGTAACTTTTCACGGTGCCGTCGAGGGTACAGAAAATATCTTTTTCAGGTGACCAGTCGACATAGTTGCCAACGTACAAGTCCAGCCAACCATCGAGGTCTGCATCAAAAAACACGGGTGTTGTGCTCCAGGTTGCGCCGGCTTGCGCATTGGCTGCAACCGATACATCTACAAACACGCCGGCCCGGTTTTCCAGTAAGTAGTTGGGGCCCAGGGTGGTGAAATAAATATCGTCATCGCCATCATTGTCATAGTCCCCTATGGTAAGGCCATATCCATACGCTTCGATTCCTTCAAGGCCGGCTTCTGCCGTGGCATCTTCGAACGTGGCATCGCCGAGGTTTTTGTACAGCCAGAGCGCAGGTACCGATGTGTCCGTTTCGTTATCCCACTGGCCTCCCCCAACAAGCAGGATATCTTGCCAGCCATCATCGTTGTAATCGATAAAAGCCGCGCCGGCGCCCATCGCCTCGGGGAAGTACTTATCGCCAGTCGCACCCGTTTCATGTTGAAACGAATCCAGGCCGGCTGTGCCTGTTATATCAACATAAGAAAAGGCAATCCCCGTTTCGTTGACAGGAGCCGGCTGCTCTGCAGGTTGCTTGCCACAACATGCAAGCAGCAATATCGCTGACAAGAAAAGGGTACGGATAGAAGCACGAACTTGAGCCATAATGTCAGGGAGCAAACTATATCCGTCTTGTTAACGCAGCCGGGCAAGGTATGCCTTGGCCTGTGCATTTTCCGGGTCGAGGGTGACGGCCCGTTCCCAGGCTGCCTGGGCGTCTTGCATCTGGCCGGCCATGGCATGCACGATGCCAAGGTTTACCCATAACCCTGTAAACGAAGGATCTTGCTGTAAAATGTGTTGATACGCCTGAATGGTGCCAAGGGTATCTCCCTGCAACAGCATCAGGTTCGCCATATTCGTCTGTATTTCCAGGTTAGCCGGATCCAGGTGGCGGGCAATTTTATAGGCGCGCATGGCGTCTTCGTAGCGCCCCACCAACCGCAAGGCAGACCCCAGTGCGGCGTGCGGCAGCGACTCATCGGTGGCGGCCCGCGCGGAGTTCAGCAATTGCATAATATTGGCATCTTTGGCCCGCAGATCTTCTGCCTCATCTATTAACAATTGTCCAGATTCGGTATCGCCGAGCCGCACAAGGGTTTGGCCCAGTTTGTAATGCGAAGCATGATGCCAGGGCCAATGCTCCGTAACGGCTTGCAAATGGGGCAAAGCCTCGGCATTATGGCCATTGGTGGCCAGCAAAGAGGCCATCAGGTACCGGTAGTCCCAATCATCAGGGGTATAGCTTGC
Proteins encoded in this region:
- a CDS encoding CRTAC1 family protein, whose amino-acid sequence is MAQVRASIRTLFLSAILLLACCGKQPAEQPAPVNETGIAFSYVDITGTAGLDSFQHETGATGDKYFPEAMGAGAAFIDYNDDGWQDILLVGGGQWDNETDTSVPALWLYKNLGDATFEDATAEAGLEGIEAYGYGLTIGDYDNDGDDDIYFTTLGPNYLLENRAGVFVDVSVAANAQAGATWSTTPVFFDADLDGWLDLYVGNYVDWSPEKDIFCTLDGTVKSYCTPELYTGLPSRFLHNNGDGTFTDQTEAAGFLPSPGKMLGAAVFDYNGDHWPDLVVASDTQPDLLYKNNGDGTFVELGALSGLAYDENGRARAGMGIDTGVIDTSGRHSVFVGNFSKEMIAVFGHVGGDLFVDRAAASQIGRPSLMTLTFGLFLFDPDLDGDLDLFAANGHVQEEIAVTQDGITYAQPPHLFLNDGAGKFADAAPEIGGVLDAPLVGRGAAYADIDRDGDLDILITENGGKAHLWRNDQETERAWLRVSVQGTAANRSGLGTKLVAYHGGAAQERWIRGGSSFMAQHEQVATWGFGSAPAVIDSLVVYWPGGARQQFDKVLTNREFRIVQDVEVEEIVSP
- a CDS encoding VCBS repeat-containing protein, with protein sequence MSWPLLHTGKKLPLAWTFGVVLLLLGSSCEAPQQPEAGAQLAQQYCSGCHPFPSPDLLDRETWATHTLPVMGYRLGIYGAGERDSLIAPFLKYNLDPDPYFPRTAQLSSDQWAAIHSYYAEAAPKALPAIDRQPPAGALPGFRVQTPAVSFSTPLTTLVQIQDGYQAYLVGNYAANSSLVLLNAAGELQFNFALPGAPVATHIDGRRLYILIVGAGPEPTVSTRGAVYVVDDPAQGPQLLINGLQRPVDFQLGDLDGNGLNDLVICEYGHYAGALSLYTQRDPSTFDRHVLKQGPGTIAAQLHDFDGDNQLDIVALTAQGNEGVDILFNRGDGQFEAQRVLEFPAVYGSTSLLLEDFNGDGLQDLLYTNGDNADTSPILKNYHGIRIFEAVSSTSFEEAYFYPMYGAFAAQAADFNQDGRIDIAAISYFPDYVDDADGGFVLLLQNGPYAYNAHTFENAGLGRWLVMDTGDTDGDGDTDILLGSNIGFGPAGDRLGLYAQWTQGQQSAVLLENEIQ
- a CDS encoding nucleoside hydrolase, coding for MMTRVPAQQITILTLSCLLIAGCSEPSVPMPDTAGEAAVVAPVRLLIDTDANNELDDQYALTYVLHNSDVFDLEGITVNRTYNGGDIHAHYEEAARILTLAQRPNVPLFKGASATYGEILPDINQPDFDGHEAVDFIIERAHAADERPLVLAPIGKLTNIALALAKDPSIAARVKILWLGSNWPAPGEYNLVNDTSSVNPVVFSEAPFEMALVRYDMYSGTAAVILNEREVNEKLPGLGPRIDNPITGRHGGTFDNFGDYAVELFEKMGYENRALFDMAALALLKNPAWADRVEMPAPMLLNGEWVDAQRDRQIVIWENFHTSHILKDFIETLEAVTDRGQ
- a CDS encoding fasciclin domain-containing protein; the encoded protein is MIYRFSVLAFAFLFLVGCSDPISVDSEAPVAEQGRFTPPNPATKNLTIAEIVVAQVDANGEFETLLAALAATDLVGAVSGRTIFTVFAPTDAAFAELGLNPHNVGDLDKDALSNILLYHVVPGRKVASIVLGSESLTAAQGGTLKVDADNVALIDANGGSAGIVGVDIAARNGIIHVIDSVVLP
- a CDS encoding tetratricopeptide repeat protein, which produces MKYNKMMALGQKYYSVCLVGLALFFITGCKKDAEPQEVDAAAAFFLAQAQAAFEEEAFNIALAFTDSASAEAPDLAAVYFMRGRIYTELARFDLADSSYIEALALEDDLQGAWLNRGNLAIRKGALKPALAMYNREASAYPSASVFLQMGRAYQDLGEPDSARMAFERAIALDDSRATVFMRLGQLLGEQGDFTQAIDYTRKGLALEPENQNYKFALGALLNANGEAEEAVTLLQPFVDASPWHYWGHYNLGQAYQRINDEAKAATYLAKAESLQTTQTELDHWQMMAESNPQHLMLWLRFSYALRRAGNTTDADRADRIAYALAPDYMESSYQDSTLLRGHRRAIIQMASGEVEESIEIYKSLLRQQPDEAQLWLNLGVAYATFGRIVQARQCFTTALKYDNRFLRARRYLEDLDKAFYDPEEPGNQS
- a CDS encoding tetratricopeptide repeat protein, producing MLFCVLLFVLLGCKDAADSTSDERFVDPRSQALLQQGTAALEQHEFEIALVFADSAERYTPELPDAAFLRGRIYSELGDYEKAAVAYTTTLERDPAYRGVWHNLGNNDFRINQFEDAIINYRKELAAHNAPMPWRGIGRAYVELGKVDSARVAFESAIQLDSTYGPAHFNLALLLEDEGKFPAALTHATYAASYTPDDWDYRYLMASLLATNGHNAEALPHLQAVTEHWPWHHASHYKLGQTLVRLGDTESGQLLIDEAEDLRAKDANIMQLLNSARAATDESLPHAALGSALRLVGRYEDAMRAYKIARHLDPANLEIQTNMANLMLLQGDTLGTIQAYQHILQQDPSFTGLWVNLGIVHAMAGQMQDAQAAWERAVTLDPENAQAKAYLARLR
- a CDS encoding TonB-dependent receptor, which translates into the protein MKYLRSLFILLVHGLIICASAQAQVPPQPSLLSGFVSDDTDGQAIELANVVLMQEGTVITGAVTNQDGIYVLRRIEPGTYTLIVSFIGYEQYSVTLSLDDGRNNRHNVRLQPDAAQMDEVLVQSERLGGAARITAGQQTIRAEDLELIPSPDVTPDLLNYLTTLPGIVSLGDRGGQLFVRGGEPTQNLVQIDRMLVYQPFHVLGFYSAFPGDILSKSDIYAGGFGSRFGGRISSVLDILTRNGNNRSLAGAVGISPFVSSIRLEGPLIPRRVSLLASLRESVIEQGAGQYIDAPMPFEFGDMFGKLHVEVSSKSRFSISYLRTHDRGILNEEFEDSVVPEEVRWKNEAYGLRWVVLPRFISATTEFNLSHSRLDTQQGPSGLPSRRSAINSTHIGIDVSFQGVRVDGHAGVSIRINSLDSQLDGVFQNIELKRVSLDEAAQYVALNFKWPGGLNIQPGIRVQFYQVDIDPRLEPRLRIVWNRGRHQLSGAAGIYNQEIVGVTDRRDAASVFTAWTSIPQPTQRNLNRDIRAGRLPSAFHAIAGYRFTPSDQFELSLEGFHKDITNLFVPEWTAFPQFTSNVQPATGQSQGFDFRAEWRHPSFYAAINYGYSNTRYRAEQFQLALWYGEERLRYRPPHDRRHQMNMIAHWELWGMDMNVKWEMGSGLPFNRALGFDAFILVDDLIDVREIPGAQRVIYERPYNGLLPAYHRLDASVSKSWQLSRAKLTLQGSVINIYNRRNLFYLDIFTLNRVDQLPIVPTLGLQVSFE